The genomic window CTCCTCACGCGTTCCTCGACGACTACGTCGGAGGATACGAAGCCACGAAGTACCTGCTCGCCCAGGGGCATCACACCGTGCACCACGTCGCCATCCCCGCCACCCGCCCCGGGACGGGTCGCGCGTGGGGGTGGCGTGCGGCGCTGGACGAAGCCGGCGCGCGCGTCCCTCCCCTGTTGCAGGCGAGCTATTCGCCCACGTCGGGATACGACGTCGCCCAGACTCTCCTCGACGACGATGCCGTAACAGCGGTGCTCTGCGGCAACGATGAACTCGCCATCGGTGTCGCGCGCGCCTACCAGGAGATCGGTAGACGCATCCCCGAAGACGTCAGCGTCGTCGGCTTCGACGACCAACCGTTCGCGCGCATGTGGACTCCAGCCCTCACCACCGTCCGCCAGGACTTCGTCGACCTCGGCCGACGCACTTTCGCGCTGCTCGGCACCTGGATGGAGCAGGGGCGTCCTCCCGAAGACTCCGCCGTGACGCCCGAGCTCGTCGTGCGCGAGAGTGCGGGGGCGCCGCGCCTGCACGCGTGATCCACGCCGCGGCCGCTCACGATCGGGCGCGAGCACTGTTCAGGCCGGGACGAGTGGGGGCGGTCCTCGGTCGCACCGGCAGCCGCACGTCGAACACCGTCCGGGGGCGCGGCCTGCGCCGACGAAGAGACGCTGCCGCAGATTGATCGAAGCCTGACCCGCCCCTTCCGAGAGGGGCCGTCACGCTCAGCGCGTCATCGCGCACGGCTCCGGACGTGACTCGACGTGCCCGCTGGCGCCGGTACCGCGAGACCGGGGTTCGCGTCCGACATCACGCGCGGCTGCTCCGACCGGCACGGGTCTGTGCCCCCTCATCGCGCGCCCTGGGTCGCGCCCATCCAGCGTGAGGCGGGT from Microbacterium testaceum includes these protein-coding regions:
- a CDS encoding LacI family DNA-binding transcriptional regulator, with translation MPLDRDVPGIVDVAERAGVSLSTVSRVISGRTRVSDRLREKVEAAVAELGYRPNAAAQSLVSGRRSTVAVFARNTIRYGYAATLQGIEEAARAAGYVIMIAVVESDDPAAISAAVDGALSQPLAGVIVIEFDELGVATLAAMPKTVPVVAAAGARRPPGETPHAFLDDYVGGYEATKYLLAQGHHTVHHVAIPATRPGTGRAWGWRAALDEAGARVPPLLQASYSPTSGYDVAQTLLDDDAVTAVLCGNDELAIGVARAYQEIGRRIPEDVSVVGFDDQPFARMWTPALTTVRQDFVDLGRRTFALLGTWMEQGRPPEDSAVTPELVVRESAGAPRLHA